The sequence below is a genomic window from Stigmatopora nigra isolate UIUO_SnigA chromosome 4, RoL_Snig_1.1, whole genome shotgun sequence.
TAGCAACTCCTAATCCTTCACGTTTTGAATATGAAATTGCATCACACTCTCATTGACCAAATCTCGAGCAGCTATAGTGTGACACACTGCCAAAATAgcaagagtgtgtgtgtatttgtgtgtgtgagccTACTTGGGCATCCTCACAAGATTTGCCTTCATAAACAGCACAGCCCGTGCATATCAAACACATAGCATCCATAATATTTTGGTTTCCAACGGCCTTAACCGCATGTGTTTGGtttggcattttttctttttccaaagacTGTAACATTCACATTTGAAAATCAATCAAGTAACAATACAAAATTCAGACTctactgaaaatgaaaaaaaaaacatatataaaatgaataactAGAAATGGTCCCAATATTGTGTTTGCAGTAGTCATGACGCaagaggggagggagggaaagGCAGTAACAAACATCATTGCGCTTTTGTCACTTCAATGTAAATAGACAGTCACATTCAGCTCTTCATTCAGTCCCCAAGATTATGACAATCTTgtcttataaaaaaataaaacaactgtaAGACAATGTAACCAAGATGCTACTACACACTCACAATTGAGTTGTGTGCATTAAAATTCGCGGTTAACTGAGAAAGTGGCAGCATTTATGACTAGAAATAATTTGGCGcttcaaaaaaaattaacagccAAACAGAAAGTAAGACACCAGCTTTAAATGAAAGCACTTATAAGAAACATTTAGTCAGTAACTTTGGCTCCTAAAAGGACCAAAAATTAAGAAACCCCCATTCCATGGTACCGCTATACCAAATCAGCACAGGAGAGTAACATGCTGCCAGTCTACAAAACCACTAAGAGAAGTCCAACATGAAAATACGGAAAGAAGAGACAGCCACATACAGGGTAAAATGCATAAAAGAGGGTGCGCCAAACGGGACTTCTTGTTGGTTTCCTCACTGCACGCCCGCATTTCATCCAGTGGGCCCACTTACTCCACTGTCACAGACTTGGCCAAGTTCCTTGGACAGTCCACCTGAGTGAATACAAAGCACCATTTGACACTTTTATCGAGATTGCACATTGTTGGGCACCGAAGCCAAAGACTTTGAGGACTTACATCGTAGCCCCGCAACACGGCTAAATGGAAGGAGAGTAGCTGCAGAGGAATGACGCTCAGGATGCCCTGCAGGCAGTCCACACAGTGGGGCACTTTGATAGTGCGGCATGAGCTACTGATGCTCTCGTAATCGTCCCGGTCGCAGATCACGACTGGTCGACCCTGTCGGAGCCAAAGCGCAACAAATAGCTGTGAGATCTTTGATCGAGCCATGACCTTTTAGAGGTCATTTGACCCTTTAACTGCCCAAAGCACATTTTAGCAAAAACTACAAGgtctaaatagaaaaaaaaatgcaccaaatgcaaaaaaatctgcaagttaaaaataataagtcTTTTCAGATTAGATTTTTAACTTCCATATGGATTTCTAAATTCATTGCACTTATCTCCCTTGAAAATGCTGGTAAAATATAATAccaatatgtcattttttaatttttttaaaataggagTTCCAAAATTTAAACTGTGTTCTCTTACCTGGCGAGCGACGACTTGCTGCAGGGCATTCTGACATTTGACATACGTGTGGTCTTTCATGATAATCATGATGACAGGCATGAGATTGTCCACGAGCGCCAAGGGTCCGTGTTTTAACTCCCCAGCCAAAATGCCTTCAGAATGCATGTATGTGATCTCCTTGATTTTCTGGGGGCAAAAATGGAACAAAGTTCAACGCTTCATTGAATAACTACAGTGGAATGGAAGGCacatcataaaaagaagaagaattaaTGAGATGTCTGCCTACCAGAGCTCCTTCCAAGGAGGTTGCATAATGGTAGCCTCTGCCCATGATTAGTACACTCTTCTGCTGGTACAGCTCGGTTGCCAGGTCCTGGATTTCATCATCCAAACTGAGGACCTCCTTGATCAGGTCTGATGCACACGAGAGGGCGACAGATTAGGATTTGAACTTTTCTCCATCTGCACGCTCACGGCACGACTGATGCCCTTTACCTGGAAGCACCTTCATGCCCTGGATGATTTCACGACGTCTCGGCTGCATGGAAATTCTATCGTCGCACATCATCAGAGCAAACATGACCAGGGCCACAAACTGGCTCGTGTAGGCCTGCAcacatcaaaaacaaaaaaagctgttgGCTCCCCTTGCGATTGTGTTTTGGGCCTCAACCAAATGATGCAGAACAGATGAGAAATGCAAGTCAAGTGGACACAGCCGAGAATAAATGCTTGAAAGTTGGGCAAGACATAGTATTGCGTCACATTAGTCTGGCGCGACCTGACGCCTGCTGTCATCAACAATGTGCGGTTTGTTCCTTCATCTCGGCACCAGTTAAGGACTTCTGTGCCCATTGGGGagagacaatgtttatttgaagcTGATTAATTACATAAGACATGCTGGTGTTCAGAAGAATAATTATACAAGCATTTAAAGTTGtttctctttttcctttttaacaAAACGCAACTCTTCCAGAGTTCAGAGGCTGATCTTCAAAGATAAATGACCTCAGTCGTTAGAGCCGACatcttttttatctatttattcaattcgaaaaaaattgacatttacgTTTACttgcttttgaaaaatatttaaaaaggtgAGAGATCAGCAAATAGACCACAAAGTAACTTTGGCCCATTATCTATTATAAAATTTAAACGAAGAAATCAgatattcaatccatttgaactgtgacATACACTCAAATTGCTGTGGACGTCAATCTCTATGAATGGAAGTGAAAGAAGTAAGATGTTCGTTACGGTCGGATATATTCGATTTTTACCAATTCTCCACAGAGTATCTCACGTTACACCGGGCTAAATTGGAGTCGTGCTACATGACACGTGTTCTCCAGTAATCTGTTGAGGTAGCTTGTGCAGCAAAGCTTGGACTGGCTGTGTGGCCCAGGCAGCCAAGCAGTAAATGATGGCGTCTGTGAGGCGTGTTTGCAAGCGTTGGAGCAGCACACCACTCAAGTCCCGGTGCCAAACTCAAAAGGCCGGCCCGGGACCTGCGTCATTCTCGTTCTTTAAACAAATAAACCTTACAGATATTATTACTTATGTGcctttgtgtatatataattgGTGGATTCATAATTagatccacctgcacaatctgGTAATCTGGTTATGAGCTTCTGACCCTTGAGACGACAATGTCAACCTTGTACACGCGCTACAATAATCACGTAGGAGAATAGGCGAGAAAAGGCACGTGTTGGATTATTATTGAATGCAGCCAGGTGAAGGCTTCATTCATGAAATGATGTAATCAATTATTGCAGAGCTATTTCTTGGTGCAGAACAGAGTGGAAAAAGTTATGTGCTGATGGCCTGTTTTTGATTTCTGAAAACAATCAGATGAGctcaaccataaaaaaaataatctaaataggTAATTATGTTattaattcaattcaactcCCTGGCTGCCATGGATTGATATAGATAGGAGTCTACTGCATTAAAAATGGGAGGGGCTTGCAGTGAACAATAATGTCTATCACAAATATTAATTGATAAAAGGTCTCTCATACTAAGTTATTTAGAGTTAAAACCTTGAATATGCAAAATGTGTATGCAAAATTGACTATGTTAAGTTAAGCAAAGACAGACTACTGTATTTTGACTAAGTCATAAAAAGATGCACAGATATATGTAAATGAATTGTTCtagaaaataaggaaaaagaTGCAAGAAATATTAGAGAAGTCTGGATCACGAAATTCTCCATcggttaaaattaaaaaacagacCTTGACAGAAGTGCACGAAAGAACGAATTACTACAAAAAAACCTACCTAAACACGTGGGGATTAACAGGCTAACTTAATTTTTCCTGCAAATATAAATTCTCACTTTATAATGTGATGACCCCCTTTGCTCACCCACCAAGTTGAAATTTAGGATCCAAGTAGGTCTCATAAAGCAAAAATATGCCAATGAACAAACCATTTTGAATGTTGCCGAACTGTGAGCTGTGAACCTAGGAGCAAGCAAGTAGTGTCTCTTTCCCATGAGACACAATGGGAACCCCAATACAAGGTAAATGAAAGCCATACAAGTGATTAACGTGTGTTGTAATTCCTGACACTATGTGTATTTTGACCCAAAAGACATTTAATTTTTGCCTCACCTTAGTGCTGGCTACACCGATCTCAGGTCCGGCATTGATGTGGACTCCACAGTCAGTCTCCCGAGAAATGGAGCTGCCCACCGTGTTGGTGACGCCCACAGTCAGAGCCCCCCTTTCCTTACAGTAGCGCAGTGCCATCAGGCTGTCCGCCGTCTCCCCTAAAAGGTTATTTTAGTTGTCAATTTGTTCAAAAATGACACATACAAATCCGTTCTTGAGCGAGGCTTAAAGGAGCCTTGTAATGGACTCCACATAAAATAGAAGATAAACAGATTACTAAGCAAATGTACAAATTGGCTCTCTGACATGGAAAGCAGAGAACAAACATGGCTCGCATAATCTTCACCTGACTGGCTAATAAAGAAGCAGACGTCATCTCGAAAGACGGGCGTGTTCCGGTCCAGAAAATCACTGGCCAGCTCCACCATCACAGGCAGCTCCGTCAGCTCCTCCAGGACCTGCCGGGTCTGAGGGAGCAACAAACAAGTTGAGCACTGGCCTGGCTGGAGcagcaaaaaaatgccaaattagATCGAACTTCAATAAATTTAGCGTCTCCTCACCGCGACGCCGGCATGGTAGCTGGTGCCGCATGCAATGAGGATCAAGCGTCTGCATCTCTGGATTTCTTTAATGTGGTCTTTAAGTCCACCCAAGGTCACTGGGAATAAACCAAACATGCAATCCATCATCACGTCTGACCACTTTCCACCTCATTAAAACAGAGCCTAAGAGACAAGTAATTTGTCATGTGTTATGCTTTCAAATTGATTTTCATACTTTAGTCAAATGTTGCTCATTTATGACGCTCATTTCATTATGTAgagcaaaatacaaaaaatgttagTAGACAAAACCTATGTAGATAGTTTTGCATTGTCCATgtctgaaaataaatatatatacactcaCTGATTTACTTGTTTGACTTATTTGTGTGGAATTTGTCGCCTCATTGATTTGAATTTTGCTCAAATGGGAGTGGAGTGTGTGTATGATTTATCAATATTCCACTAAACCACTGATCTGCCAGTTGGTCCAACCTGTTTGCTCATCAAAGTTGACACGTCCTCTCATCGTGTTGACCACAGACTCCGGCTGCTCAAAGATTTCCTTTTGCATGAAGGAGCTATAGTTGCCTgtttaagaaaaacaagaaagaaacattgttaatattgcaacaacaaaaaaaaaactcatttcgAAAAACCTTAACTTGAGTTCATAAAGACGTTTACATGCGAAAACATCCCATTAATGTCGATGTGTCATCATTAATGTATGtttgaatattattttcataaatacattgcaataaaatgaattaaattaaaatggataaaaacagaaatacactacatttttcttttaaatttggcaACCCCCTGAAGGTGTCTCAAAGTTGGCGGAGaaaggctccagcgcccccgcgacccttggGAGAATAAGCGgaatggaaaacaaatgaatgaattaaagtcCTTATCTGACAGTGGCGAGGATGTCTATGTTTATGCTTCAGCGCCATTGGtggatgtctaatccattttgattgggagggaTAACAGCAAATATTCACCAATGGTGAACATTAGGTTAAATAAGCACTCTATAAAAGTTGAATAAAGAGCTGGCCTGGATTAGATAGTATTGTTGATACACAATAACCCCCTAAAAgccaatacaaatatacacagtGCTTAGGGGCAAGCCCTCACACATGTCCCACATTCATGTTTGAAACATTGGGTAAATTGGACAAAAGAAAGGGAGTGCATAAGGGACTTGATGTTTTTCCACTCCCAGTAAACTGTGACAAAACGTGTGTTTTTCAGTTTGTCTCTGCAAGAAATCTGGGTCACGCGAATTGGGTTATTCTGAAGATCGCTTCCAGAAAGAGGCGAGCAGCTGACAATTGATTGAACCACAAAGGAATGCAAGTGTGAATCCAGCCAACAGAAACTCAGTTCTGCTCTCTGCTGGAGGATTGCAGTTACAACCAGAGAGGGATGACCTTATCTTGGTGGGCAGTTACATCAGAACTGGATACAATTTTACATCTTCTTGGTTAACCTTCTAATACACGATATATGctataaaaacataattaaaatcaCTGAGCATTGATTACATTACTATATTTTATCAAGTACAAGGCAACCTTAAATTCTCCTAGAAATGACAGCCTTGTAATCCAATCCACTTTATGTAATGTGAATTCTGATTGTACTTATATTCCCTATTTTGTTGATGCAGAAACAACTAATATGGAGACCTCAACACACCTTTCATGATTTGCTCCAGCTCCATCTGAAGGGTCTGGATAGCACGGCCCTGGTAGTCCCCGACTCGGCGTTTGATCCTGTGGATGGACAGCCTTCCTTCGCTCACAGCGGCCACGTCGTCATCCTCGAGGAAGATGACCCGATTGGTGTGCTCTATAACAGCACTGCAGGCACAAAATCAGCACTGATTCCTGTTCTGATAAAACTGTGGCACGATGCTACTTAAGAATCGGTCGGTAGCACATGCTTACCTTGCATCAGAGGCAAAGTAATACTCAACAGCTTTCTCATCCACAGGGAACAGGCAGGTGTCCTGGTCGACTCTAGGGAGGGAAGTGcagttgtttttctcttttgcagCTAAGAGATAAAAAGACACAAGTTCAAAATCATAATCAAGTTATTCAACAAAAACATGGCATCCCACGGCACTTACTTGAGCGGTAAACCACAGGAATATGGTCTGTTGAGAGTTTATGGTCACTTCGCACACCAATCAGAAGAGGACTGCCCCTCCTACACAGCAATCAAATAGCAATTACTGGAGCATGAACATGAAGACAAGGTCAAATGCACTCTTATCATGTTTTCAAAGTAGCTTGAAGGGTGAAACAGCTACAATATGAATTTATGGACTACAAAATATCAATTAGCAGCCGTTTACCTTGTGACGACTGCCTCGTCGGGGAAGTGAACACTCTTAAAGACCAGCGCAAAAGCACCTTCCTAAGGACAGAGAATCACAATTCTGTCTGAAAATGTGTGATCATTGTACGTGCGTGttaggttgtgtgtgtgtgtgtgtgtgtgtgtgtgtgtgtgtgtgtgtgtgtgtgtgtgtgtgtgtgtgtgtgtgtgtgtgtgtgtgtgtgtgtgtgtgtgtgtgtgttcgttaCCAGTTGCTGTGTTACTCTTTCCACCAGAGTGGCAAAACTGATGTCATTACTCTCACGGTTGTCGTACATGTACTTCACCAACTTGGCAATGGACTCCGTGTCGGTCTCCGACTCAAATTCATAGcctttgagtgtctgcattaaAGAGTACATTCTTgtgtaagttatttttttagttcaatatCAATGACTAAAGAAGAATATGCGCTGCTCACCAAGAATTTCCTTAAATCTTTATAGTTGGTGATAATTCCATTGTGAATGACAATAAACTCTGCagaccaaaaagaaaaacaataaatgcaGAGGCATCGTGACCTAACGACTCACCGCATTTTATCTTTCCAAAATCATTCAAGTAGGGATGCATTTTATGGGAATAACAATAAATGAGAACAAATGGCAGAATCATATAATGGAGCAATTTTGTTTTATGcggctgtgtatgatgacaataaatgcttttgatttgatttgaccATAATATACATGCAAatttattcactcattttccaaaccacttatcctcacatggctcgcggggatgctggagcccagCCAATTATGGCCAACAggcatgggacaccctgaatcggtttaaatttaaatgttttcagtAGATAAGAAGGCTTATTAGTAATCACAAATCTTTTTTATGAGCACTTTACATGTGTCGAGATAAATAAAGAACTCTGGTCGTCATTTATTCAGACATTGACCATAGCACTGACCATTGGTCTTGTCTGATCTGTGCGGGTGGCTGTTAACTGGACTTGGTTCTCCGTGGGTGGCCCAGCGGGTGTGAGCAATCCCGAGGTGAACATCCAACTCCACTTCAAGATCCAGATCTTGCtgttctaaaaacaaaacacaccacTTGAACACCAGATCAAAACTGGATAAGGAGGGACAGTCATGTTTATTGTCAAATGATTTGACTACTTTCAGCTTACTGTAGATCTCCTCATCAAGAGCCTTCACTTTCCCACGCTGCTTAATCAATGTGATGCTCCTGGCAGCTGTCTCCCATTCCTTGGCATTCCCCCCATCAATGCCGACACCtgattcaaataaatgacatgttTCTTATAAGCCACCTGATCTTTTGTTTCCCAGTGATTTTATATGCCCACAAAAATGGTAGGCCAATTAGCTTTCAATTGTGCGGTGTCTATGAATAGACATAATCAAGGTGAGTGTCCTCTGGTTCGACAACTTGGGAGTGAAACAAAGATAAACAATCCAGAGCGTGATGCTGATAACCATTTTCTCATGAGTCTCACCCGCAGAGTCATAGCCTCGATACTCCAGACGTCGCAGACCTTTTAGGAGGATTTCAAGGATCTCACGGCGAGTCCTTGGCACGTGGTAGTTGAGATAGGCAAAAATTCCTAATGGGACAGGCATAGTGTTAATATGAATTACCAGTATGTTGATCAGTGATGTTCAAGTTGCATTAAGAGGTATAACCACACTTATTTTTAGTAAGCCGTAGTTCCGGTAAACTCGCTAAAGAATATCCTCATTGTTGATGAGAAATTTAATTTCCTCAAACAGCTGATTAAAGTTGGAGGGGAATTCTACAATCGTAATGTCACCATATTCTGCTATACAATACATTTGGCAATATTTGTAAAAAGCATGTCAGAGCCTGACATACTATCGGACAAAAGAAATAGTCTTGTGAGTGGTCCAAGGCTGCATAACCTGTTTTTGGACAAAAGAATGTGATGAGAAACTGAGTCTATGTGTGTGCTCTGCTTGAGGTGTACAAAGACAATGGAAAGAAAGTctgacactcaaaaaaaaaaaaaaaaaacgtcaaacaTAAGCCCTTTCAAAATGCAGATTGACACCAgttgttttaatatatttggTATTCCATTGTTAAAATGTTTCCATTAGAAAAGAAAGCATTCTTGCTTCAGATTTGCTAACATCTCGCTTTCTCgtgaatgaattattaattttgATCAAGCACTTCAGAACATATCATGCTTGGAACTAACACCGATGAAAtcagtggcatttttttttcaataaatgttttgtgtgtcttttttataTGCTACGATCAAGACAATGGAATCCTATGTCGCTGCCTGCTTTTGGCTTTGTGCTACTTTGGGAAGTTgtattttaaaagacaaatacaaCTTTTTTAGAGCGTTAACTTCACTCAGCAAACCAACCTACCCATTGACAGTGAGCACAGTGTGCATTTGGTCAAACAGTTAACCATTGATGAAGCAGCCCATATTTACAAGCAGAGGGCGGCCTAGTTTAACAGAGCTCCCATTCAAAATAGCAGGTGATGTTGTAACGCATGAGAGTTTATAAAAGACcctattttaattcaaataaattaatcTCAGACAGCAATACATATGAATACATGAAGCAGGTTTGATCCATCCAAGATGATCCCACAGTAATACATGTGTCATATATTCCAATTCAAGGCTCACTAGAGGTCAATAGTCAGGACTTTCTTGGTTTGAAGTATTTTCTCACGTGTTCAGAAaagtaataaatatatttggatTATCTTGTCAGTATTGATGTCGATTTAAATTAGGAGAAAATTGATCCCAGATATTtctcaacatttattttgggcGGATTTTAGAGggataaatgtaacattttattttatacaaatTTCATCTAAACCTTAGTTTGCTTAATGATGTGCAAATAAGTGTAGATTCCAAGTTTCACTTCCAAAAATAGCATCAATTAGACTGGTTAACTGTAGCAGGACATTGTAGTGACAGATATGAGAGGGAGACAGAACAGCTGATGACATCTACTGtcaaaagcaaaacaatgtTACTTTTGACATCTATTTCCCAAAACTAACTGAAACGGTCGAATCGCCGATTCTACAGAGGAACATCTCTCATTATTACTAATTATTCAATGAATAAACAACGTCAACTCAAGATCATTAATGAGTAAAATCTCTAAATTACACTTGATTATTACAGCGTCAATTTGCCAGTCGGGGTTAGCTGTGGCCGAGCTGGATCACTGCAATTCGATTCGATCTGCTTCCATCAGATAAATGATTACATTTTGACACTCAGATcgagtaaataaaaaaagaaacatactATTGGTCTTTTCATCTCTAAAGAACTAACAGCGTCATTCGCACCATTCGCATCTCACAGTACAATCAATTCGCTAACTTGGGTTAGCCATCTCAGGCTAATTTATTAAGGCTAAAAAAAAGATCTATGTTTATATTCCAAATAGATcccggaaaaaaataaagactaaaCGGGTTAAATATCTGAATTAATCTAGCACTCACCACACATGTCTTCTAATCGGATGCCAGTTCACTCACTCAGGCAGCTGGGATGTGCAAGCCTGTCAGTCTGACAATGTCGCTCCGCCTTTTAATATTTTGGACAAATCAGAGCCAAGGAATTACTTCTGCCTTTTGTCTGATTGGCGATATCTATCTGCCACTCAGGTCCTACCTTTCAACGTCGTCTCTCCTGACGTGGCAGCCGGATCTTAGATGCTACATACACTTGGCTAGATGTATAAAGTCTGGGTCGCTGGCTTGTTTGAATATCGGCCACCTTGCGTCACCTACTCCCACTGGTGTTTATAGACTAAATAGTCTTAATTTGCAACATTATTGGCATATTTTCAAACAGTTTGGTTTATAACAAAAGGAATGAACGTGATTCTGATTCAAAATtgacattgacatttaattagatATACAGTAAAATGACTACATCCCTTGCGTTAATGAGAAGCCTTTTAAAATCTGCGCAGTCTACAGCTATTTCAATGTTGATTAAAAAGCTATGTTGATTAAATATCTCCGCCGTAATATAGCGATAAGTGCGACCACCCGTCCGAATTGACTCACGGGGCGCGTCATAATTTATATGATATCGAGGGACGTATGCAGACCCGTTTGTTGCCTATACACCAGCATCGCAAAACAAAGAAGCGTTCAAGGACTCAAGGTCTCTTGTAAACTAAAATTGAGTAAAGGATACACTACAACACAGATTgtttgagtacattttattatataaatattgtgCGTTTAAACAAATCCATTAGGAGTAGCAGTTTCCAGATGTGGACGTTTGCGTGATTGTACTGTAAATGAATTAGCTATTGAACCAAAAGGAATTTGCCCAGGGTTGTGATTGAAATAATGGTGGCTGCCTACTCCCATGGTGTGGTACTGTATACTAGTCACATGGATGCTCCTTATTTCCTATTGGAGGGAGAAATAAACTCATGTCCTTGCTGAATTTCATTCACACTTGAGCAGCCGCCTCCTCTTCTTCCGTCACCTAGAGGgagaaaacaattgaaaaattacaAGCCCTAATCATGCTTATTATTATACTGTATACACTATACAAATGGTCATAGGTTCACTTCCAAATCCTTAAAACTTGAGCTACAAAAGCCTGTCTTGAGCTATTAACCAAAAATCattgacatgaaaaaaatggatgtattaAAGtagaaattgaaaacaaaacagaccTGTTCAACAGATTCAACCTCAGGAACATAAAACTGCAGCATGTTTTGGATTCCACTCTTCAATGTGATGATGGAGCTGGGACAACTTGTGCAAGATCCCTGTAATTTTAACTTCACCACGCCATCCTGAAAGCCACGATAAACAACATCTCCCCCGTCTTCCTGCACTGTGGGCCTGAGGACAGCGTGGGGGGAAAATTTGAAAAGTGCTATGTGGCTAATGATACCTTAACAGCACCTCTGCATGATAGTTACCTTATCCGAGTGTCCAACAGTTCCTTTATCATCGCAACCACCTCATCATCGTCATCTGACGGTGCtgcaaatagaaaataagtccttaaaaaa
It includes:
- the LOC144194979 gene encoding glutamine--fructose-6-phosphate aminotransferase [isomerizing] 1, encoding MCGIFAYLNYHVPRTRREILEILLKGLRRLEYRGYDSAGVGIDGGNAKEWETAARSITLIKQRGKVKALDEEIYKQQDLDLEVELDVHLGIAHTRWATHGEPSPVNSHPHRSDKTNEFIVIHNGIITNYKDLRKFLTLKGYEFESETDTESIAKLVKYMYDNRESNDISFATLVERVTQQLEGAFALVFKSVHFPDEAVVTRRGSPLLIGVRSDHKLSTDHIPVVYRSTAKEKNNCTSLPRVDQDTCLFPVDEKAVEYYFASDASAVIEHTNRVIFLEDDDVAAVSEGRLSIHRIKRRVGDYQGRAIQTLQMELEQIMKGNYSSFMQKEIFEQPESVVNTMRGRVNFDEQTVTLGGLKDHIKEIQRCRRLILIACGTSYHAGVATRQVLEELTELPVMVELASDFLDRNTPVFRDDVCFFISQSGETADSLMALRYCKERGALTVGVTNTVGSSISRETDCGVHINAGPEIGVASTKAYTSQFVALVMFALMMCDDRISMQPRRREIIQGMKVLPDLIKEVLSLDDEIQDLATELYQQKSVLIMGRGYHYATSLEGALKIKEITYMHSEGILAGELKHGPLALVDNLMPVIMIIMKDHTYVKCQNALQQVVARQGRPVVICDRDDYESISSSCRTIKVPHCVDCLQGILSVIPLQLLSFHLAVLRGYDVDCPRNLAKSVTVE